One stretch of Deinococcus ficus DNA includes these proteins:
- a CDS encoding MATE family efflux transporter: MTRPAPTPPAPPRPEWRNLMTLAVPVVVSQFASNGMTLIGTAVMGRLGTTELATIAYVNALFNLGLMVLVGVMLSVPARVAAAHGAQDPQAVRVTARAGALLGASLALGFGTLLWLGAPLVAQRSPAGLDAGLIQETLRTLALVLPASMGFMTCRGILEATGQPRTVTAALLLGVAASAGLAPALAFGWGPLPPLGFRGPVLSTVLTLWLVFLTLLRFAWPALRPGAALPAGAVRREYRQLLHVGVPIGLTLGAEVGLFGVTSLLMAQFGTETLAAHNVALQIITAAFMVPLGLSTAVGIRVAHLSGRKQPAQARRAGLIGMQLAVGFMLTVSLLYLLAPRAVIGLFVDAHAPANAALVATATGYLLIAALFQAFDGLQVTANAALRGLQDTRVPMLISLASYWLVGLGLGALLAFPLGLGGQGLWFGLTAGLLTSSALLTWRFLHRARPGLPAVT; the protein is encoded by the coding sequence GTGACCCGGCCCGCCCCCACCCCCCCCGCCCCGCCCCGGCCGGAGTGGCGCAACCTCATGACCCTCGCCGTGCCGGTCGTGGTCTCCCAGTTCGCCTCCAACGGCATGACCCTGATCGGCACGGCCGTGATGGGCCGCCTGGGCACCACCGAACTCGCCACCATCGCGTACGTCAACGCCCTGTTCAACCTGGGCCTGATGGTCCTGGTCGGCGTCATGCTGAGCGTTCCCGCGCGCGTCGCCGCCGCGCACGGCGCCCAGGACCCCCAGGCCGTGCGCGTCACCGCCCGGGCCGGCGCGCTGCTCGGCGCCAGCCTCGCCCTGGGCTTCGGGACGCTGCTGTGGCTGGGCGCGCCCCTGGTCGCGCAGCGCAGCCCCGCCGGCCTCGACGCCGGGTTGATTCAGGAGACCCTGCGCACGCTTGCGCTGGTGCTGCCCGCCTCGATGGGCTTCATGACCTGCCGCGGCATCCTCGAGGCGACCGGGCAGCCCCGCACCGTCACGGCCGCGCTGCTGCTCGGCGTCGCCGCGTCCGCCGGCCTGGCGCCCGCCCTGGCCTTCGGCTGGGGCCCGCTGCCCCCCCTGGGCTTCCGCGGCCCGGTCCTGAGCACCGTGCTCACCCTGTGGCTGGTGTTCCTGACCCTGCTGCGCTTCGCCTGGCCGGCCCTGCGCCCTGGTGCGGCCCTGCCGGCCGGCGCGGTGCGACGCGAGTACCGCCAGCTGCTGCACGTCGGCGTGCCCATCGGCCTGACCCTGGGCGCCGAGGTGGGCCTGTTCGGCGTGACGTCCCTGCTGATGGCGCAGTTCGGCACCGAAACCCTCGCCGCGCACAACGTCGCCCTGCAGATCATCACCGCCGCCTTCATGGTCCCGCTGGGCCTGTCCACCGCCGTCGGCATCCGCGTGGCGCACCTCAGCGGCCGCAAGCAGCCCGCCCAGGCCCGCCGCGCCGGGCTGATCGGCATGCAGCTCGCCGTGGGGTTCATGCTCACCGTGAGCCTGCTGTACCTGCTCGCCCCCCGCGCCGTGATCGGCCTGTTCGTGGACGCCCACGCGCCTGCCAACGCCGCGCTGGTCGCCACCGCCACCGGGTACCTGCTGATCGCTGCGCTGTTCCAGGCCTTCGACGGCCTGCAGGTCACCGCCAACGCCGCCCTGCGCGGCCTGCAGGACACCCGCGTGCCCATGCTGATTTCCCTGGCCTCCTACTGGCTGGTCGGCCTGGGCCTGGGCGCCCTGCTGGCCTTCCCGCTGGGCCTGGGCGGGCAGGGCCTGTGGTTCGGCCTGACCGCCGGGCTGCTCACGTCCTCGGCGCTGCTCACCTGGCGCTTCCTGCACCGCGCCCGGCCTGGCCTGCCCGCCGTGACCTGA